The genomic window GTCCCTGGTTCTGTGTATATATGTGAGGTCTGGGCCTTTGTCTCACCATCGCCAGACCACCGGCACATCACCACCTACACTACACAGCTTGTGGCACGAAGGTTGGTAGAGGCAATGGCGTCCAAGGTTGAGCTGGTGGTGGAGGTCAAGTCCCCGGCGGACAAGCTGTGGGCGGCGCTGCGCGACTCCACGGAGCTGTTCCCCAAGATCTTCCCCGAGCAGTACAAGAGCATCGAGACCGTCGAGGGCGACGGCAAGTCCGCCGGCACCGTCCGCCTCCTCAAGTACACCGGGGGTACGTAACCATCGCCTTGTGTGCTGCAGCGGTGCCGATGCTGACGTTGGGGATGTGTGCCGCCGGACTGGGACCGCTAACGACGACCACGGATATATCGGATGTTTGCTGTGTGTTGCAGCGGTGCCGATGCTGACGTTCTCCAAGGAGAAGCTGGAGGTGGCGGACGACGAGAACAAGGTGGTGTCGTACAGCGTGGTGGACGGCGAGCTGGTGGACTTCTACAAGAACTTCAAGATCACGCTGAAGGTGGCCCCGGCCAAGGCGGCGGAGGGCgaggccggcgccggcgccggcgccgtcgtCAACTGGGCCATGGAGTTCGACAAGGCCAACGACCAGGTGCCCGACCCGGACGTCATCAAGGAAACCGCCACCAAGACGTTCCACGACCTCGACGACTACCTCCTCAAGAACTAGATGGATGGTGCAGTCCAGTTTACTCCTAATAGTGCTCTAGTGCACGTCGCTGGTGTGGAGTGGTGTCCTTGTCTCAGGTTAATGTTGCTGGTCTATTTGGTACCTAG from Miscanthus floridulus cultivar M001 chromosome 11, ASM1932011v1, whole genome shotgun sequence includes these protein-coding regions:
- the LOC136490746 gene encoding MLP-like protein 423 — translated: MASKVELVVEVKSPADKLWAALRDSTELFPKIFPEQYKSIETVEGDGKSAGTVRLLKYTGAVPMLTFSKEKLEVADDENKVVSYSVVDGELVDFYKNFKITLKVAPAKAAEGEAGAGAGAVVNWAMEFDKANDQVPDPDVIKETATKTFHDLDDYLLKN